The following proteins come from a genomic window of Malus domestica chromosome 02, GDT2T_hap1:
- the LOC103418025 gene encoding protein SODIUM POTASSIUM ROOT DEFECTIVE 2-like isoform X2 yields MGKLSLGGVLDRFCLSSAGSGSCFCMNWSEHLDEFERSPLVTGEKDQFLKLKDVVAGKQTLAFQLKPKMVMLRVSMHCYGCAKKVEKHISKMEGVTSYKVDLESKMVVVIGDVLPLEVLESISKVKSAEIWNSS; encoded by the exons ATGGGGAAGCTAAGTTTGGGCGGGGTGCTGGACAGGTTTTGTCTTTCTTCTGCTGGCTCAGGTTCTTGTTTCTGCATGAACTGGTCGGAACACCTAGATGAGTTCGAAAGAAGTCCGTTGGTAACCGGCGAAAAGGATCAGTTTCTAAAACTGAAGGATGTCGTTGCCGGAAAACAGACGTTGGCCTTTCAGTTGAAGCCCAAG aTGGTTATGCTAAGGGTTTCCATGCACTGTTATGGCTGTGCCAAAAAAGTTGAGAAGCATATCTCAAAGATGGAAG GCGTAACTTCTTACAAAGTAGACTTGGAGAGCAAGATGGTGGTTGTGATTGGAGACGTTCTTCCTCTCGAAGTGCTAGAGAGCATCTCCAAGGTTAAAAGTGCTGAGATTTGGAACTCCTCATGA
- the LOC103418025 gene encoding protein SODIUM POTASSIUM ROOT DEFECTIVE 2-like isoform X1, translated as MEVRLADIHLSQTLRKAGALCTGFCLSSAGSGSCFCMNWSEHLDEFERSPLVTGEKDQFLKLKDVVAGKQTLAFQLKPKMVMLRVSMHCYGCAKKVEKHISKMEGVTSYKVDLESKMVVVIGDVLPLEVLESISKVKSAEIWNSS; from the exons atggaggtaaggctagccgacattcacctctcccagaccctgcgtaaagcgggagccttgtgcactgg GTTTTGTCTTTCTTCTGCTGGCTCAGGTTCTTGTTTCTGCATGAACTGGTCGGAACACCTAGATGAGTTCGAAAGAAGTCCGTTGGTAACCGGCGAAAAGGATCAGTTTCTAAAACTGAAGGATGTCGTTGCCGGAAAACAGACGTTGGCCTTTCAGTTGAAGCCCAAG aTGGTTATGCTAAGGGTTTCCATGCACTGTTATGGCTGTGCCAAAAAAGTTGAGAAGCATATCTCAAAGATGGAAG GCGTAACTTCTTACAAAGTAGACTTGGAGAGCAAGATGGTGGTTGTGATTGGAGACGTTCTTCCTCTCGAAGTGCTAGAGAGCATCTCCAAGGTTAAAAGTGCTGAGATTTGGAACTCCTCATGA